A stretch of the Pseudorasbora parva isolate DD20220531a chromosome 13, ASM2467924v1, whole genome shotgun sequence genome encodes the following:
- the sprb gene encoding sepiapterin reductase b → MEDLISRESRNLGRALCIITGASKGFGRTLALQLSFLLKPRSVLMLVARTADQLNELKEDIVNLNASQKKLEVFCVQADLEEAEGVEKTVQAAKEASSTEMDHLLLINNAASLGDVSRFAQSFTDPAEVNRYLSLNVSGALSLTAGVLQAFPRHVGLRRTVVNISSLCALKPFPSWVLYCTGKAARDMMFRVLAEEEPDLRVLSYAPGPLDTDMQLQARRSSADLALRRSFSCMFSERQLLSCQESGAKLMKLLLDNDYPSGAHLDFYEL, encoded by the exons ATGGAAGACTTGATCTCTCGGGAGTCCAGGAATCTGGGAAGAGCTCTGTGCATTATAACAGGAGCATCCAAAGGCTTCGGACGGACTCTGGCTCTCCAGCTGAGCTTTTTACTGAAGCCTCGATCCGTCCTAATGCTCGTGGCTCGGACCGCGGACCAGCTAAATGAGCTGAAAGAAGACATCGTAAACTTAAATGCCAGCCAGAAAAAGCTGGAAGTTTTCTGTGTCCAAGCGGATCTTGAGGAGGCGGAAGGCGTGGAGAAAACCGTTCAGGCGGCTAAAGAGGCGTCCTCGACCGAGATGGACCACTTACTTCTGATCAACAACGCAG ccTCTCTGGGCGACGTGTCTCGTTTCGCTCAGTCGTTCACAGACCCTGCGGAGGTGAACCGTTACCTGTCGCTTAACGTGAGCGGCGCGCTGAGCCTCACCGCGGGCGTTCTGCAGGCGTTCCCGCGGCATGTCGGCCTGCGCCGTACGGTGGTCAACATCAGCTCTCTGTGCGCGCTGAAGCCGTTTCCGTCATGGGTCCTTTACTGCACCGGGAAGGCCGCCAGAGACATGATGTTCCGGGTGTTAGCCGAAGAAGAGCCGGACCTCCGAGTGCTGAGCTACGCTCCAG GTCCTCTGGACACTGATATGCAGCTCCAGGCGCGGCGCTCCTCTGCAGATCTGGCCCTGCGGCGCTCCTTCTCCTGCATGTTCTCGGAGCGGCAGCTGCTGTCCTGCCAGGAGTCCGGAGCCAAACTCATGAAGCTCCTGCTGGACAACGACTACCCATCAGGAGCACACCTGGACTTCTACGAGCTTtag